The genomic interval CTCGTTCCAGCCGGGTGAGCTGGCCAAGATCTGCCTGGCGATCTTCTTCGCCGGATATCTCGTGCGCACCCGCGAGAGCCTCAGCTCGGTGGGCAAGAAGTTCCTCGGCATCACCTGGCCGCGCATGCGCGAGCTGGGGCCGGTGCTGGTGGTCTGGCTCATCTCACTGCTGATCATCGTCACCCAGCGTGACCTCGGCACCGGAATGCTCATCTTCGGCATGTTCATCGCCATGCTCTACGTCGCCACCGGCAAGACCAGCTGGGTGCTGATCGGCCTTGTCGGCGTCGGGGTGGGCGTGTTCTTCGCGACGCGGGTGCTCTCTTACGTGCAGGGCCGTTTCACCAACTGGCTTGACGCGTTCAACCCCGACGTGATCGCCGCTGACGGCGGCAGCTATCAGCTGGTCGAGGGCATCTTCGGTCTCGCGCACGGCGGCCTGATCGGCACCGGCTGGGGCCAGGGCCGCCCGCAGATCACCCCGCTCGCGCACAGCGACTACATCATCCCCAGCCTCGGCGAAGAGCTCGGCATCGTCGGCCTGTTCGCGATCCTCTGCCTGTACATGGTCTTCATCAGCCGTGGTCTGCGGATCGGGCTGGCCGGGCAAGACGATTTCGGCAAGCTGCTCGCCACCGGTCTCTCGTTCACCATCGCTCTGCAGGTGTTCATCATGGTCGGCGGCGTCACGCGCGTCATTCCGCTGACCGGCCTGACCACGCCGTTCCTCGCCGCGGGTGGCTCGTCGCTGGTGGCCAACTGGCTCATCGTCGCGCTGCTGCTGCGCATCAGCGACGGCGTGCGCCGCCAACCCCGGGTCGTGATCGGATGATGCGCCGTGATCGGATGATGGGAGTGGTGATCAGATGACTAAAGAATTGCGCCGACTGAGTTTTGTCGTGCTGGTGATGTTCCTGTCGCTGTTCCTGGCGACGAGCTGGATCCAGGTGATCGATGCCGACAACCTGGCTCAGAATCCCGACAACACCCGCACGCGCCTTGACAGCTTCCAGATCCAGCGTGGATCGATCATCGTCGACGGCGCGGCGATCGCGTCGTCGGTGCCGGCACC from Microbacterium sp. H1-D42 carries:
- a CDS encoding FtsW/RodA/SpoVE family cell cycle protein, encoding MTDVSADTSVVRALKKIRMPQKQRNREFWLLLFACVISGSALTLVQLGALGSVDPMILVIGGGLALLVFALHVVLRVVASDADPFVLPIATVLTGLGIAMIYRIDIALKYTGWDAYSNKQLAWTAISLAGAIALVIALRNYRVLYRYTYIFGLAGIALLILPFIPGLGASGANADVWVSIGGLFSFQPGELAKICLAIFFAGYLVRTRESLSSVGKKFLGITWPRMRELGPVLVVWLISLLIIVTQRDLGTGMLIFGMFIAMLYVATGKTSWVLIGLVGVGVGVFFATRVLSYVQGRFTNWLDAFNPDVIAADGGSYQLVEGIFGLAHGGLIGTGWGQGRPQITPLAHSDYIIPSLGEELGIVGLFAILCLYMVFISRGLRIGLAGQDDFGKLLATGLSFTIALQVFIMVGGVTRVIPLTGLTTPFLAAGGSSLVANWLIVALLLRISDGVRRQPRVVIG